The genomic interval GGTGCACCGATCCAGCATCCCCCCACGATGAGCGCGGCCCCTGCAACGGTCTCGGGGTCGACGCCTTCCGAGAAAAACAGCCAGCCCAGCAGCGCAGCCCAGACGAGGCCGCTGTATTCGAGCGGGACCAGCACCTGCGCCTCCGCCCGCGCATAGGCCCAGGCGAGCAGCATCAACGCGCAGACCGAAAGGAACGCTGCGATCGTGATGTCGGCAAGCACGGGCCAGGCGGGAACGGTAAGGGCGAAAGGCGCGGCGACGCCGAGGACGAGCGTCACGACGATGTTCTGGAATGTTGCGATTTCTACCGGTCCGGCCAGCAAAGCCTGCTGCCGTTGCAGCACCAGGTTCCAGGCATACAGCAGCGCCGATGCCAACAAGGCGAGAAGTCCCGGAAGGGTCTGCAAGGTCAGACGCGCTTGCGTCAACTGGCCGGCGACAATCACGCCGGTGCCGGCGAGGCCGAGAAGTGACGCAGAGATCGCGCGCCGACCGATGCTTTCGCCGAGCAGGATCGCTGCGAGGAACAGGGCAATGATCGGAGCGACAAAGGACAAGGCGATGGCTACGGCAAGCGGCAGGACGGTCAGTGAATGGAAGAACAGGACCATCATGAACGCCGCCACCGTTCCGCGAATGCAATGGACCCGCAGAACCACGCGAACGGGCCAGCGCCCGCCCCTTGCGAGGAAGAAGGGCGCGGAAGCCGCTGCACCGATCACCGAGCGCAGGGTCGCGGCGCTATAGGCGCCGACCGCAAGCGAGGCGCCTTTCATGAACGCGTCCATCAGGCTCATCAGGGCGACCGCGAAGATCGTGATTAGCAACGGAATCAGGACGGAACCTCGGTGCAACACCTGGCCGCCATTAGTCTCGCGAACGATATTCAGCCATGCGAAAGCGCGCGAATTTGATATATGCGGCAGGCATTCCCCGAACCGGGGATTGCCGCAGGTCATCAGGGATACGATTTTCATGCGCGTGGCGCTTACCTTCACCGGACTCGCAACCGTCCTTTTCGCGCCGGCGTCGCCAGGCGCGCAAACGGTCTTCGCGGAAGATACTTTGCAGGACGAGGACGCTGCGATCGTCACCAGCGGGGACACCGCATTCCAATCCGCGCCGGTCGTGCAGGACGATCCGCGTATCCCGCAGGTCATGGAATGGTCGCCGCGCAATGCGGAAAGGCTGGCAGCGGTTATCGAGGGAATCGCTTCGGAAGGCCTCGATCCCGCGGATTACCGGCCCGACCTTTTGCGCGCGGAGATCGCGCGCGGACCGGGTGAAGCCCTGAACCGGCGGGCGAGCGGCGTATTCGCATGGCTTGTGGAGGACCTGCGCGACGGGCGCACGCCGATGGAAGCGCGTCGCCAATGGTTCGTGGTCGACCCCGATCCCGATCTTCTCCCCACCAACGACATCATGGTCGAGGCGCTGGAAACAGGCGACGTGGCGGGCGTTCTGCGCGCCCTCAACCCCACCCATCCCGATTATGCCAAGCTGCGCGCAGCGCTCGCCGAGACGCCCGCCAGCCAGCGAGACAAGCGGCGGATCATTCGAGCCAACATGGATCGCTGGCGGTGGCTGGCGCGAGACCTCGGCGGTCAGTATCTCATTACCAACGTGCCCGAATACCAGCTTCGCCTGACCGTGAACGACCAGATTATCCGCACCTATCGCACCATTGTCGGCGCGCCAGGGCGCACCGCCACTCCGCAACTGGCCGAGACGGTGCAGGGTGTGATCTTCAATCCCACCTGGACCGTTCCGCAAAGCATCGTGCAGGGAGAGGGGCTGGGGAACCGGGTGCTTGGCAATCCCGCATGGGCGCGGCGCAACGGCTACACCGCGACACGGGCCGAGAACGGCACCATAACCGTGGTTCAGCAACCCGGGCCGGGCAATTCCCTGGGCGTGATGAAGCTCGACATGCCCAATCCCCACGCGATCTTCCTGCATGACACGCCCGGGAAGGCCGCGTTCCAGCGTGACGAACGCGCACTCAGCCACGGTTGCATACGGACCGAGCGCGCACTGGAACTCGCCATGACTGTCGCGATCCTCGGGGGCGGGGCCACGCGCGACGAGGCCGTGGAGATTTCCACCAGCGGTGAATATACCCGCGTTCCGGTCGAACGGACGATGCCGGTGTACATCACCTATTTCACTTTCGGCACCGATATCGACGGCACGCTGCGCCGCTTCGACGACATCTACGATCGTGACGCCCCGGTCCTGGCCGCCCTCGATGCCCCCAGGGTCGGCAATCGCGCACGGGAAACTAGCGAGGACGTGATCGAGATCGTAGACGACCTCGGCCCGATCACGTAGATGCGCTCACCGCCGCGGTCGCAGCGAACGCCCCCCGGGGCGCCGCTATGGCCCTGCTCAGTCAATGTTAACCGAATGCGGGTAGGAAACGACCCAAGGTTCAACCCACGAAAGATCATAGAAATGCATGCATCTACCCGCCCTGCCTCGTCCAGCAAGAAGGCCTGGACCGCGCCTCGCCTGATCCATTGCGACACCATCGGAAACGTCGAAGCCAATATCGGCGTCATTTCCGAGGGCATATTCCCGTTCAGCACGACCAGCTAGGCTTCGCGGCGCACGGATCAGATCAGAAAACGACCGCCGGATTAGCCTGACGATAGGTGTCGGCGACCTCTTGAGCGTCGGGAGAAGTCTGCCAGCCGTTCTCGCGCGATGCGTTCCTGGCTGCGACGGTTTCGAAATTGACTGGCGCCTGCGGAGGCATCGTAACGTCTTCTCCGGCGGGCCCGATCCCGAGCGTATCGGCGAAGAGGAGCCGCCCCCCCATCAGACGGGTCAGCGCCTGCGGGAAAACCTCCGGACCGAAGGCGAAGCAGCCGTTCGAACGACCGCAGCGACCCCATTCGGCGACGTGGGCCGGTGTGACGTAGTCGGCCGGATGCATGACGATGGCGCGGGGGAAGGCGTTGTCGTTGGTAGGGTCCAGTCCGCCGAGCCGTACCGAGGTGCCGTAGCGCCCTTCGTACCATTCCCAGGTTATGTAGGCGCCCTTACTCGTCGCCCAGCTGCTCGGCAGATTAGAAAAGCCGTTCAGCCAGCCATCATGCTCCGGATCGGAGCCGCTGCCGTGGGCGACGAGGACGCTCTCGACGCGGCCCCCTTCCAGATCGACGAAATGGAAGCGCGGCAGGGACGAATGGAGACCGAAATCGGCGATTCCGACCATATCGCTCCGCCAGAGCGTCGCGGCATTGCGCTCCACCTCGCGCCGGGCAACGTCCAGCAGGCGCCGCGTCCGAACATCGGGCGCAGCCTGCGCGAAGACGGTGCGCGGGGCGGCGGCCAGTGCCGCGCCGGCGACGCAGGTACGGTTCAGGAAGTTTCGTCGGTTCACGCGAACCTTTCTACCGTCGGGCGGATGAATGGTGCCCGTATGGTCGCTCAAATCCGCGCCTTCAACCGGCAGATGGCGGAACGGCTCGCCTCGGTATAGGCGCCGTTGTCGTAGCGATGGGTGCCGACGAAATGCACGAAGGCGGCTTTCGCGCTCAATTTTTCGGCCCAGTAATTCAGGTAGCGGTCGTACGGTAGCAAGACGGGCTGCGGTTCGTTGGCGATGTGAAAATTGCTCGCGATCTGCTCCGTGCCCCAAATTGCGATTCCGTCGGCACCGACAAGCGCCGACATTCTGGCGAGGAAGGCGGCGGCAAGGCCTCGCCCCGGTCCGCCGGCGGCGAACCCGGCAAAGCCCGCACAACCCCGTACGTAGCGCCAATCGCTCCTGTCGATCTGGCCGAGCCGGCTTTCCATCCGCGTCTGCACATGCCCGTCCTCGGGTCCGCGGGGGTAGCGGCTTGTCGCAAATTCCTCGAGGGGGAGCGGGGTCTTGCCTGCATCCGCGCCGCCGAGGAGCGTGAAGCTGCGATTCGACGTCACTGCCTGCATCACTTCGGGCACGGAACCGAGCGTCACCGTATCGCTGTCGAGTTGGATCCAGTACTCGCCTGCGCGGTGATCGAGGATGGTCAGAAACCGCTCCCAACACCCGCCGCGCGGAAAAGACCCGGTATCGACGGAGCCGATCGAGACGATCTGCGGGTCGCCGCAGTGATGCGCCAGCACCGCCCGATCCTGCGCGGTAAGCGAACCGTCGTCGAGCAGCGCGACGCGACCGCGACCCAGCTCCTGCCAGAGCGATTTGACTGCGACCAGATAGGGCAGCAGCACGCCCGTTCCGATCATCGAGAAGAGGACGAGGCCGTCCTCGCGCGGGGCGATGGGCGGGGTGTCGAGTATGCCGGCGATGGCGTCGGCATGACGTGCGGCGTCCTTCTTGGTGCGCCAGCGCTGCGGCAGGAAGCTCATCCGCGTCATCGCTACTGGCCGAGAATCATGCGATCGTCGGCGATCTCGACCCTGTCTACCGTCGACAGGAAGGATTGACCGAGCAGCGATATGGCGAGACCGTCCGGCACCACGATGGCGTCGACATCCGTAGCCTCGAACGCGCCCAGCGAAACGCGTGGCAGCATGACGGGCACGCCAAACACCGGGCCGCTGGCACCCTGCGCAACCGGCGCGATGGCGTGATCATCCCAGTAGATGCCGGCGGCGGACGCGTCCTCTCCGGTCAGGGCGACGATCGAGGCGCCAGTATCGACGAGCATCCGGCTCGGAACGCCGTCTATGCTGACTTCGGCGTAGAAATGACCGTCGACCTGGCGTTGGAGCGTGAATTCCTCGTTCCAACGAACCTGGCCGTCCCCGAGCGCGGCAAGCATCGCATCCGGAGAAGCAGTGGGCGAAGGTTCTACCGTCGTGCTGGCAAGTCCGTCCTCCAGGGCGAACATCGGCACGGCGAGACCAACCGCGCCGCCCGCAATCAGGACACAGGCGAGGGGTATGCGATAGTCCATCGCCCGCGAATCTAGCGGCCAAGACTTTCCACCGGGTAAAGGGCGTTGGCTTTCGCGCAGGCGAGCATGGAGGCGGCGTGGCGGTCTGCGACCTCGCGCTGATCCGTACCGTATCCCCCACCCAGCGCACTGGCGATAGGCAAACCTCGCGACCGCGCTTCTCCGATGACGAGGCGGTCGCGCGCGGCGAGCCCTTGCGAGGTCAGCGCCAGGCGACCCAGCCTGTCGCCCTCATGCGCGTCGATACCGGCCTGGTACAGCACGATGTCGGGTTCGAAATCGTCGATGATTGCGGGAAGATAATCGCGCAGAGCAGCGAGGTAATCTGCATCGCCCGTCCCGTCCGGCAGCGCGATATCGCAGCACGAGCGTGCCTTGCGGGCCGGAAAGTTCTTCTCCGCGTGGATGGACAGTGTGAAGATATCCTCGCGCCCGGCGCACAGGCTTGCGGTGCCGTCACCCTGATGCACATCGCAATCGACGATCAGCACGTGGCCCGCATCGCCCTGCGCGATCAGGCGATTGGCGGTTACCGCGAGATCGTTGAACACGCAGTACCCGGCTCCGGTATCGTGGAGCGCGTGGTGACTTCCGGCAGCGGAATTGGCAGCGTAGCCGTGCTTCATCGCCAGTTGCGCGGCGAGCCAGGTTCCGCCGTTCGTGTGCCGTACGCGCGCAGCGATGCGCTGCGTGACAGGGAAACCGATGCTTCGCTCCTTCTCCCGTGGGACGCTGGCGGTGAAAACCTGCTCGACGTACCGGGGATCGTGAACCGCCTCGAGCCATTCGCGCGGGCATGGATCGGGTGCGTGCTCGGTCAGAGGATATCCGCTTTCGCGCAGTGCGATCATCACCAGCTGATACTTGTCGAACCTGAACGTGCCGCGCTCTGGCGTCGGCGCCATATAATCCACGTGATGAACGACGTGCAGCATGTCTGCTCAGTCGCTGGCGTCTGCCTTGGCGGCGATGGCCTTTTCGGCAAGTTCCTCGGCCTCGAGCTCGTTGCCTGGCTCCAGTATTTCGATCCTGCGATCGATGAGCTGGTTGTAGGTACGGAAGAACACGCCCAGCTCCCACATCATCGTGTCGCGCAGCTGGTCGAGCCGCTTCACCCCGCCGAATGTCTGGCTCAACGGAGGCACGCCCACGAGCCGGTCGTTGCGGACCATTTCCCCGTCTTCCTCCTGCGCCATCCGCAGGATCGCCACCGGTCGGACCGATACCAGCGTACCCGACGGGAGGGCGCCCCCGGTCAGCACCATCACGTCGAGCGCATCGCCATCCTCTGCCAGCGTGGCGGGTACGAAGCCGAAATTGGCCGGGAAGGCCAGACCCTCGGGCAGTTCGATCGCCCATCGAAATATGCCAAGCTTCTTGTCGAGATCGATCTTGTGCGTGTTACCCTTCGGACATTCGATGAAGGCGTGCAGCAGTCCTTCATCGTCGCGCGCGGGCAGGGCAGCCAGATGTTCGGCATCGATCATGTCAGTGTTCCGCTTTTGTTGGCGACCTGACAACCTACGGTATCGGACCGGAGGCGTTCCGCCTATTCGGCTGCTTCGGCATGGGGATCGAAGGCAATGGCGGTGCCGGCCTCGATCTCGGCGGCCTTCTTTTCCACCAGTGCAACGATGTGGTCGAGCATGTCGTCGGATTGCACGTGATGGTCGGTGACGCCCGAAAGGTAGACCATGTGCTTGCCCGCGCCGCCTCCAGTGATGCCGATATCGGTCTCGCGCGCTTCGCCCGGGCCGTTGACCACGCAACCGAGTACCGAAAGGCTCATCGGCGTCTTGATATGTTCGAGCCGCTTCTCAAGAGCCTCGACCGTGCGAATGACGTCGAAACCCTGGCGCGAACAGCTGGGGCACGACACGACGCGAACCCCCCGGGTCCGCAGACCGAGCGCCTTCAGCATCTCGAACCCGACGCGCACTTCGGTTTCCGGCTCCGCGGACAGCGATACGCGGATCGTATCGCCGATACCCGCCCACAGCAGGCTGCCCATGCCGATCGAGGATTTGACCGTGCCGCCGATCAGCCCTCCGGCCTCTGTAATGCCGAGATGCAGCGGACAATCGACCGCCTCTGCCAGCCCCTGATAGGCGGCGACAGCGAGGAACACGTCGGATGCCTTCACCGCCACCTTGTATTCGTGAAAGTCGTGGTCCTGCAGCAGCTTGATGTGATCGAGCGCGCTCTCGATCAGCGCCTCCGGGCAAGGTTCGCCGTACTTTTCCAGCAGGTCGCGTTCCAGCGAGCCGGCATTGACACCGATGCGAATGGCGCAGCCATTGGCCTTCGCTGCCCGCACGACCTCGGCGACGCGCTTGTCGTTGCCGATATTGCCCGGATTGATGCGCAGGCAAGCGGCGCCCTTGTCCGCTGCCTCGAGCGCGCGCTTGTAGTGGAAGTGGATGTCGGCGACGATCGGCACGTTCGCGGCCCGAGTGATCTCGTCGAAGCGAGCGGTCGCTTCCTCCGTCGGACAGGAGACGCGCACGATGTCCGCACCCGCGTCCTCGCAGCGACGGATCTGGTCGATTGTCGCGCCCACGTCCTGCGTCGGCGTGTTGGTCATGGTCTGCACGCTGATCGGCGCATCGCCGCCGACAGCGACGGATCCCACCATGATCTGGCGGGACGGCCGGCGCTCTATCGTGCGCCAGGGGCGGATGCTGGTGATCGCGTCTGCTGACATGGCGCTCGATATAGGCCGCGCATGATGAAGGGGCAATGACAAGGCCGTTGATCGAGGCCCGAGCGTTGCCGGTCGGTAAACAGTGTCGGGATCGCTTCCGTCGTATGCAAAGGGGAAATCGGGACCGCTGTGAAAGTTGCCTCATGTTCAGACCGCTCGCTCTCGCCGCCCTCCTTGCCAGCACGGCCGGGGTCCACGCCGCCGCCCAGGAACAGGTTCAGCGAGCCGGACCTGATTGCGAAGCGCTAGTCGATGGCAATGATGGCGCCGCCTGCGTGCTGGCGCGAACTCTCGAAAGTGATTTCATCTTTCCGGAAGCAGGGGCACGCTATGCCGCCATGTTACGCGCCGCAATCGCGGAGGGTCGCTATCGCGGGTTGGCGAGCGAAGATGCTGCACGGCGGATGACCGCGGACCTGCAGGCCGTTGCGCCCGATGGTCATCTCCGTGTCCAGCCCGCCCCCGAGCGGGGTGAAGGTGGCGCACGGAATTTCGCCAGCGACATCCCGTTGCTCGAACAGGGTGACTGGATAGCCCCGGGCATCGGCTACCTGCGTATCAACGAGTTTACCCGAGACCCTGCCACCATCGCAGAGGTATCACGGTTCATGGCCGATCACGCCGATGCCGAGGCATTGATCTTCGACCTTCGGACCCACCACGGCGGCGGGCTGGAGGAAATGGACGCCATCCTCGAATGGCTGTTCGCCGAACCGACCCCGCTGGTGCGGATGGAGATGCGGCGATCGGTGGCGGACGAGCACGGTGTACCCGAAGAGGAACTCGCCACCCTGCGACGCATCGAAACGCCGGACATGGCTACAGCCGAGCACTGGGCACTGCCGAACGGCGATTCGCGGCTTTGGGATGCGCGCGTCATCCTGCTGACCGGTCCGCGCACCGCGTCGGCAGCGGAGCATTTCGCGCTTGCGATGAAGGCGACGGGGCGGGCCACGCTGATAGGTTCGGCCACGGCCGGCGCCAACCATTTCGGCGGCGGCATGGATCTGCCCGGCGGGCTCGCCGCATTCATCCCCATCGGGCGAACCTATGATCCGGCGACCGGGGAGGATTGGGAGGGTCATGGCGTTCAACCCGATATTGCGACCGACCCTGCCGACGCGCTGGCCCGTGCCTTGATCGAACTCGGCGTCGAACCTGCCGAATCCGCCCGTCTCGCGCGGGTCTACGCGCCAACGCTGCCCATGACCCGGCGCGAGGGATGAGAGCAGCAATGCCCCACTAGGCAAGCCCGCCGCGGCACGCCATGATCGCGTGCGATGGAACAAACGGACGACGTGAAGCTGGACGGCCCGTTGCTTTTCGGGCGCGTGCTCGATGGGCGGGGCGGGGCGCGCCCTATCGGTTGGGATGAGGCCAGAACATGGCGGCGCGCTGAAGATGGCGAGGTTATGTGGCTGCACCTGTGTCGCAACAAGCCGGGCATCGAGGAATGGCTGGAAAAGCAGGACATTCCCGAACCCACCGCCGAACTGCTCACCTCCGACAGCACCCGTCCGCGCGCTTTTCGGGAAGGGACCGCGCTTGTCGCCACGTTGCGCGGTATCAATTTCAACCCCGGTGCCGAACCCGAGGATATGGTCGCGCTACAGGTGTGGAGCGACGGCGAGCGCGTGCTGACCCTTCGCCGCCATCGTCTGCAAAGCCCGCGTGACGTTCTCGCGAGCCTGGACGAGGGCCACGGACCGGTCGATGCGGGACGCATCATCACCGAACTGGTCGAGGCGCTCATCAACCGCATGAACGCTTCCATCGTCGACATGAACGAAGCGATCGACGACATGGACGAGACCGGCGCGCAGGACGGCGATCCGGAAAAGACGCTCGCCCGCATCGCCTCCATTCGGCGCAACTGCCTCGCTCTACAGCGCCACATGGCACCGCAGCACGAGGCGCTGGAGACGATTTCGCGCACCGCTCCGTCTTGGTTCGAGGCGGACGACAGGCGCGAGATCGCCGAGAGCATAGACCGGCTGCGCCGCTATCTGGAGGATATCAACATCTCCAAGGAAAGCGCGCTGGTCATTCAGGACGATATTCGCGCCCGCGCCGCCTCTCGCGCGGAGCGGACGAACTACCTGCTCACCATCGTTGCCGCCATCTTCCTCCCGCTCGGCTTCATCACCGGACTGCTCGGCATCAATGTCGGCGGAATGCCTGGCGTAAACGATGGCGATGCGTTCTGGATCGTCGTCGGCCTGTGCAGCGCGATCCTGTGCGTGCAACTGGCCCTGTTCTGGAAGTGGAAGTGGCTGTGAGACTGGCGGCACTTCGCCGGCGGTAGGAGAGGGCGGACATGGAAGAACACGGTGCCGGCCTGGTGCTTCGCGACGGGTTGCTGATGCTCGGTTTCGCGATGGTCGCCGTGCTTGCCTTTCGCCGTGCCGGACTGGGCGCGACGCTCGGCTATCTCGTGGCCGGCGCGCTGCTCGGGCCGGATGTTCTGGGCCTGGTCGGCAATGCGGAGGAAATGGCGGCGGTCGCGGAACTGGGTATCGTGATGCTGCTGTTCATCGTCGGCCTCGAACTCAGTCCGGCGCGGCTATGGCGCCTTAAAGGCGCGATCTTCGGTCTTGGCCTGACGCAGGTGATAGCCTGCGGGCTGGCGGTTACGGCGACGGTCCTGGCCCTGACCGGATACACCTGGCAGGCCGCGCTTGCCATCGGCCTGCCGCTCGGCCTGTCTTCCACCGCGCAGGTCCTGCCCATGCTGCAATCGGCGGGGCGGCTGCGAACGCCGTTCGGCGAACGCGCCTTTTCCATCCTGCTGTTCCAGGATCTCTCGATCATTCCGCTGCTCACGATCGTTTCGGCGATGAGCCGCAATCCGGCGGCGGAGGAAGGTCCGTCGGGCTGGGTTCTCGGCCTGCTGACGATCGGCGCGATCATCGGGCTGATTGCCGCGGGGCGGCTCCTGATTCGCCCGTTGTTCCGCCTGATCGGGGGGCTGGGAGAGCGTGAACTGTTCATTGTGGCGGCGCTGTTCACCGTCACCGCAAGCGCCTTCGTCATGCAGGCGCTCGGCCTTTCGGCGGCGCTTGGGGCCTTCGTGGCGGGCGTGATGCTGGCCGATACCCCCTACCGGCACGAGCTGGAAGCCGACATCGAACCGTTTCGCGCCGTGCTGCTCGGGCTGTTCTTCGTCTCGGTCGGAATGATGCTGGACCTGAATGTCATCGCCGACAATCCGAACTTCGTGATCGGGTTTGCCGCCATGCTCATCGTGGTGAAGACGGCGATCATAACCGGGCTGGGAATGCTCTTGAGGATGTCGTGGCGTTCTGCCCTCGCGCTCGGCCTGCTGCTGAGCCAGGGGGGCGAGTTCGCCTTCGTCCTCTACAGCCAGGCGGAATCCGCGTTGCTGATCGAAGATGCGTCCTCCAGCCTGTTCGGCGCCATCGTTACCCTGTCGATGGCCTCGACCCCGTTCCTGATGATGGCCACCCGTCGCATCCGCCGCGAGCCCGCGTCCAGCGAAGAAGCCCGCGAGGAACCCGATGGCGAAACCGCCGGTGCGCTCATCGTCGGCTTCGGACGCTTCGGACAGACGGTAGCGCAGACGCTGCTGGCAGGCGGACTGACGGTCACGCTGATCGACAACAAGGCAAGCCAGATCGACGTTGCGGAAGAGTTCGGCAGCAAGGTCTATTTCGGGGACGGCCTCAGGCTCGACATGCTGCGCCAGGCCGGCGGGGCGGAGGCGCAGCTCATCATGTTCTGCCTTGATTCCGTTCCCGATGCAGACTTCGTCGCGTCGGTCCACGACGCCTTCCCCGAAGCCGCCATCTACGTTCGCGGCTATGATCGGCGGAGTGTCATCGACCTTGCTGGCGGTCCGGCACGCTATATCATGCGCGAAGTGTTCGAATCCGCAATCCGCATGGCATTGATGGCACTGGAAGAGGTCGGTGTCAGCGAAGAGGAGATGGACGAGGCCGAGGCGACCTACCGGGAAAACGATCGCAAGCGAATGCAGGTACAAATCGAGGGCGGCGACATCTACGCGGCGAAGGAAATGACGCGCGAGCAGCAACGCGCGCTCCGGGGCGAGGCTTGAGGCGCCGTCAGTCGGAGGCACGACCGGCGCCGAGCAGATATTGCTGTGCCGCCACCACGGGCAGCGGGCGCGAGAAATAATAACCCTGCCCGCAATCGACCCCGAGCGATTTCATCACGTCCAGTTCTTCTGCCGTTTCGATACCTTCCGCCACCAGCGTGCAGCCGATATCGCCGGCGAATTGCACCATCGCGGCTGTCATCGCACGCCGCGCGGGATCCATGTGTATGTCCCGCGTCAGCACCATGTCCATCTTGAGGATATCGGGTTGCAGGTCGACGATGTGGCGCAGGCCGGAATAGCCTGTGCCGACATCGTCGATGGCGATTTTCGCATGGGCCTTGATCGCCTCTATCTCGCGCCGGAGCGCGGCAAAGTCGGCGACCTGGCAGTGCTCGGTAATTTCGACGACAAGGTTCGCCGGCTCACACTGTTCCAGTTCGGCGCGCAGCGTGCCGCTCGCAACCGTTTCGGGAGAGACGTTGACGGCGGCATACACACCTTCCGGAATATGCGGCAGGGTTTCCAGGGCGCAGCGCACGGCGGTCATTTCCAGCTGGGTGCCAAGGCCAACCAGTTCGGCATCCTCGAACCACGCGTCGGGCCCGCGCTTGGTAACATCGGGGAAGCGTGACAGGCATTCCACACCCCTCGGCCGCCCGGTGTCGAGCGCGACTATCGGTTGCTGGAAAATAGTCACCGCATGCCCGTCCAGCATCGCCTCGACGCGGGAGCGGGCCTGTTCGTGCGTCATTTCCCTTTCGAGAGACGACTGAATCCGTTCGCCTACCAGCCCGGCAAAACTGCGCAGGATGTCGAGGTCGCGCTGCGTCATCGAACGGTCGGGCTTACGGCCCAGTGCACAGAAGCTTCCCCAGACCGTGCCGTCCGCCAGTCGCAAAGGGGTGTTGATATGGCAGCCGACCGGCAGGAAATCGGTGATGTCCATGGTCGCGCAGAGCGGATGATCGGCGGGATCCTGGATCAGTTCGGGCAGGCGCCCATTCAGGATGTGCCAGCAATAGCCTTCCTCGCGCGGGTTGCGATATCCGGGCCCCATCGGCAGGTCGAGATCGCTGCTGACATGGGTCAGCTCGCGCTGCTCGCCTTCGACATACCGGGCGACGAACGCGATATCGACGCCAAGATGTCCGCGCACGGTGTTGAGGATGCGATCGATGCCCGGATCGTTCACGAGTTCGTCGGCCAGCGGTCGGGCGGGCGCCTCGAAATCGGGCAGTTGAGGTGCGAGTTCTCCCATCGGCTTCCGCATATGCGCAGGCAATCGCTAAGGTCGTCTTAACCAGCGGGGCTTTTGCCCTCAGAGCTCTAGTTCGAGCAGAAATTCTTCGTCGAGCTGGTCGCCCACGCGAAAGGTGATGTCGGCGATCTTGCTAAAACCATAACGCGCGTAGAACCGCTGCGCCCCGTCATTCTCGCTCCATACCGACAACTGGATGGCGTCGTGATCGTGTTGCCGGGCGAACGTGATCGCCCAGTCCATCAGCGCCGCGCCGATGCCCTCTCCGGTCCGTGCCGGATCGGTATAGAGCTGACCCAGCCCCATTGGCCTTGCCGCATCGGAATGATGGGCATACCAGCTCGGCTGACGGACCTTGACGAAACCGGTGAGACCGTCGCCCACGGCGTCCTCGGCGAGACGATGGGTAATGGCCGGATCGGCGATCTCGTCGGCGATGACCGACCGCGCGTAGACGTCCTGGAGGAAGACGCGAAGATCTGCGGGTCTATACAGATGTTCGAAGGCCGCGCAGAAGCTCTCTTTTCCGAGGCGGGAGAGGGCGTCCGCATCGTCGGGCGTGGCGGGGCGAAGGATCATCGCGCTCTCGTTAGGTGTGCACGCGCACCAAGGCAATTGCGCAGGTTTGGTGACATGAGAAAGGGGCGCGGATCCGGCTGATCCGCGCCCCCTTCGCGTCTCCGGTCGATCAGGCGCCTGGCGGCAGATCCTTCGGATCGGCCTTGGCGTCGCGACCCTCGACCCGCGCGGAAACCGGCCCGCTGGTGGTCGTCGGTGAGCGGTTCTCGAGGTGGTTGTCCACCTGCTCCAGCTTGCGACCGGCCCATTCGCGTCCGCCGAGGCCGAAGGCCAGCGCCGCCGCTACCGCGCCGCCGATAACCAGGGCGGTGAACGCTGTCTGCACGATATCGTCGCCCACTTCCATGAACTCCAGGCCCATGAAGGTGAACAGTATGATTGCCGCCCACTTGACG from Aurantiacibacter spongiae carries:
- a CDS encoding sensor domain-containing phosphodiesterase, which gives rise to MGELAPQLPDFEAPARPLADELVNDPGIDRILNTVRGHLGVDIAFVARYVEGEQRELTHVSSDLDLPMGPGYRNPREEGYCWHILNGRLPELIQDPADHPLCATMDITDFLPVGCHINTPLRLADGTVWGSFCALGRKPDRSMTQRDLDILRSFAGLVGERIQSSLEREMTHEQARSRVEAMLDGHAVTIFQQPIVALDTGRPRGVECLSRFPDVTKRGPDAWFEDAELVGLGTQLEMTAVRCALETLPHIPEGVYAAVNVSPETVASGTLRAELEQCEPANLVVEITEHCQVADFAALRREIEAIKAHAKIAIDDVGTGYSGLRHIVDLQPDILKMDMVLTRDIHMDPARRAMTAAMVQFAGDIGCTLVAEGIETAEELDVMKSLGVDCGQGYYFSRPLPVVAAQQYLLGAGRASD
- a CDS encoding GNAT family N-acetyltransferase encodes the protein MILRPATPDDADALSRLGKESFCAAFEHLYRPADLRVFLQDVYARSVIADEIADPAITHRLAEDAVGDGLTGFVKVRQPSWYAHHSDAARPMGLGQLYTDPARTGEGIGAALMDWAITFARQHDHDAIQLSVWSENDGAQRFYARYGFSKIADITFRVGDQLDEEFLLELEL